The window GATTTTCTCTGTAAGAGAGAAAAGGAAATAGACATATAAAAGAAAACAAACATAAATAAAAGCAGGATAATGAAAGCAAACATTGAACGCACTGACAAAAAGAGAATCGTTATTGTTGGTGGTGGATTAGGAGGTTTGGAATTAGCCTTCAAATTAGTAGACGATGATTATCAAGTAGTATTGGTAGATAAGAATAACTATCATCAGTTCCCTCCATTGATTTATCAAGTCGCTTCGGGTGGTCTCGAACCAAGTAGTATCTCCTTTCCTTTCCGTCGACTTTTCCAAGGTAAAAAGGACTTTTTCTTCCGTATGGCAAAGGTAGAGTCGGTGAATACGGATAAAAAGACAATCAAAACGACTGTAGGTGAGATAGATTACGACTATCTTGTACTGGCGTTTGGAGCAAAGACTAACTTCTTTGGTAATAAGGATATCGAAGCAACTACCCTCCCGATGAAATCGGTTAGTGAGGCTATGAGACTTCGTAACACTATTCTCCGTAATCTTGAACTTGCTTTAACAGAGGAAGATCCAGCACGCAAACAAGCTTTGATGAATATTGTCGTTGTTGGTGGCGGTGCTTCCGGTGTAGAGATTGCAGGTGCTGTAGCAGAAATGAAGAAGAACATCATAGCTCGTGATTACCCCGACCTTGACTCTTCACAGATGCATATCTACCTTGTAAATGCTGTTGACCGCCTACTTTCGGCTATGGACCCAGTGTCATCAAAGCGAGCAGAACGTGATTTAAAGGAGTTGCATGTTCATATCCGTCAGCCTCAGTTTGCTACAGAATACAA is drawn from Prevotella melaninogenica and contains these coding sequences:
- a CDS encoding NAD(P)/FAD-dependent oxidoreductase produces the protein MKANIERTDKKRIVIVGGGLGGLELAFKLVDDDYQVVLVDKNNYHQFPPLIYQVASGGLEPSSISFPFRRLFQGKKDFFFRMAKVESVNTDKKTIKTTVGEIDYDYLVLAFGAKTNFFGNKDIEATTLPMKSVSEAMRLRNTILRNLELALTEEDPARKQALMNIVVVGGGASGVEIAGAVAEMKKNIIARDYPDLDSSQMHIYLVNAVDRLLSAMDPVSSKRAERDLKELHVHIRQPQFATEYKDGILKTSAGLEIPTQTVIWVSGICANTIEGFPAESIGHAGRFLTDRFCRVKGVKDVYAIGDVSLVECDEEYPLGHPQLAQVAMQQAKTVAKNFKAMSKGKELKPFKYKNLGVMATIGRNHAVAEISGKKFGGFPAWALWLVVHLRSILGVKNKTFILLNWVWNYINYKQSLRLILKAK